In one Candidatus Methylarchaceae archaeon HK02M2 genomic region, the following are encoded:
- a CDS encoding winged helix-turn-helix transcriptional regulator translates to MDEIDQKIISNLQLDGRATLKELGELTGYTSMGIKKRLESLQEREIIKVSALLNMESLNLTGAIVMIEVESSEAMNNILERFRNCPRVIHILTTLSGYNLIALVIAENQDTLESISVEKCSLRSSEGIRRSEFYPLGKIHYSPFLCIREYLAHKRTKITPCNIDCKSCQRYQSKKCVGCPTTQYYKGSL, encoded by the coding sequence ATGGATGAAATTGATCAGAAGATCATATCAAATCTTCAACTAGATGGTCGAGCCACCCTCAAAGAATTGGGGGAACTCACTGGCTATACGAGTATGGGGATCAAGAAGCGACTTGAAAGTCTTCAAGAACGAGAGATAATAAAGGTTTCAGCTCTACTAAACATGGAGTCACTTAACCTTACAGGGGCGATTGTTATGATTGAAGTCGAAAGCTCCGAGGCCATGAATAATATTCTTGAACGCTTCAGGAACTGTCCGAGAGTAATTCACATCTTGACAACTCTGAGTGGATATAATCTCATTGCTCTTGTAATAGCTGAAAATCAAGACACCTTAGAAAGCATATCTGTAGAGAAATGTTCTCTGAGGAGCAGTGAGGGAATTCGCAGATCAGAGTTCTATCCCTTAGGCAAGATCCATTATTCCCCCTTTTTATGCATTAGAGAGTACCTTGCGCATAAGAGAACAAAGATAACTCCCTGCAACATCGACTGTAAATCCTGCCAGAGATACCAGTCAAAAAAATGCGTTGGTTGCCCCACCACACAATATTATAAGGGTTCTTTATAG
- the thiL gene encoding thiamine-phosphate kinase, with protein sequence MVKRLNELDIIKIIIETIGQPKPSFSRIGDDVAYFPTKKGKVVIKSDMLVEKTDVPKGMNLFQVARKSIVMCVSDFAAKGVNPTAALISLGVPRGVKEFDIEKLARGFKKAKEEFQIEILGGDTNEADCFIIDCCMIGFADKIVERRGAKLGDIVVTSGFFGYSSCGLRIMLDGLKADPEFKKKAISAIVLPMPKLKMGVALAKNNIISSSIDSSDGLALSLHELVKYSKVGIEIDKLPTTEEVSAFSDINNLSLEDLVLHGGEEYEIVATIPQDRLCKAYELTKMMGEKLIVIGKVTSNFPKVYLSLDGKKTEIKQKGWVHLK encoded by the coding sequence TTGGTCAAAAGGCTGAATGAACTCGACATAATAAAGATAATAATCGAAACGATAGGACAACCAAAACCAAGTTTCTCGAGAATAGGGGATGATGTTGCATACTTTCCTACAAAAAAAGGCAAGGTTGTAATAAAGAGCGACATGCTTGTTGAAAAGACCGACGTCCCTAAGGGTATGAATTTATTTCAAGTAGCAAGAAAAAGTATAGTTATGTGTGTGAGTGATTTTGCCGCTAAAGGTGTGAATCCAACAGCCGCACTTATTTCGTTGGGAGTTCCTAGAGGAGTAAAAGAGTTTGATATCGAAAAACTTGCTAGAGGCTTCAAGAAAGCGAAAGAGGAATTCCAAATAGAGATTCTGGGTGGTGATACGAATGAGGCAGATTGCTTTATAATTGATTGTTGCATGATCGGTTTTGCTGACAAGATCGTCGAGAGAAGGGGTGCTAAGCTAGGAGATATTGTAGTGACATCGGGGTTTTTTGGCTATTCTTCTTGTGGGTTGAGGATCATGCTTGATGGTTTGAAGGCTGATCCTGAATTTAAAAAGAAAGCGATTTCAGCTATCGTTTTGCCTATGCCTAAGTTAAAAATGGGAGTGGCACTGGCTAAAAACAATATCATATCATCTTCTATCGATTCTAGTGATGGTTTGGCTCTATCACTTCATGAACTAGTAAAATATAGTAAAGTTGGGATAGAAATTGATAAATTACCTACAACAGAAGAAGTCAGCGCATTCTCTGATATTAATAATTTAAGTCTAGAAGACTTAGTCCTTCATGGTGGAGAAGAATATGAGATAGTTGCCACCATCCCCCAAGATAGATTATGCAAAGCTTATGAATTAACTAAGATGATGGGAGAAAAGTTAATCGTAATAGGGAAGGTTACCTCAAATTTTCCAAAAGTCTACCTGTCCCTTGATGGTAAGAAGACAGAGATTAAGCAAAAAGGGTGGGTGCACCTTAAATAA
- a CDS encoding DNA alkylation repair protein: MKGNILSDIRRDLESSIDEKTKNGYQSFFKEEVKVYGVKTQIVTKIAKKYFDKIKEKDKKEIFSLCEELLESDYCEEAFIAFEWAYSFRKYYSADDFSVFEGWVEKYVNNWAKCDTLCNHTLGSFIEQFPQYIDNLKTWTKSENRWLRRASAVTLILPARKGSFLNDVFEICDSLLKDGDDLVQKGYGWLLKETSKSHQKEVFEYIMNNKKDMPRTALRYAIEKLPEDLRDTAMKK; encoded by the coding sequence ATGAAAGGCAACATCTTATCTGATATAAGACGGGATTTAGAATCAAGCATAGATGAAAAGACGAAGAATGGTTACCAAAGTTTCTTCAAAGAAGAAGTAAAGGTCTACGGTGTAAAGACCCAGATTGTAACGAAGATAGCAAAGAAATATTTTGATAAGATTAAGGAGAAAGATAAGAAAGAGATCTTTTCTCTATGTGAAGAGCTTTTAGAGTCGGATTACTGTGAAGAAGCTTTTATTGCATTCGAGTGGGCATACTCATTTAGGAAATACTACAGCGCAGATGATTTTTCAGTATTTGAAGGATGGGTGGAGAAGTATGTCAATAATTGGGCCAAATGCGATACTTTGTGCAATCACACTTTAGGCTCATTTATTGAGCAATTCCCGCAATACATTGATAATCTCAAGACCTGGACGAAATCAGAAAATAGATGGCTGAGACGCGCTTCAGCAGTAACGTTGATCCTGCCTGCACGGAAGGGTAGTTTCTTAAATGATGTTTTTGAAATCTGTGACAGCCTACTAAAGGATGGGGACGACCTAGTTCAGAAAGGCTATGGATGGCTACTCAAGGAGACGAGCAAAAGCCATCAAAAAGAAGTATTTGAGTATATAATGAATAACAAAAAAGATATGCCAAGAACAGCACTTAGATATGCTATCGAGAAACTACCCGAAGATTTACGGGATACAGCCATGAAGAAATGA
- a CDS encoding acyltransferase, which yields MNIRERLLAIERIVNASVDTQGVARIMELMGAPAFPTEILEEIRLYSEYLPKAQELTFTKEKRYLHFLWDSLDKLPISVVVDFAIPLRRIIAKRLFKKCGKNFTVEENVRFNFGQNLEIGNDVFMNRGVYLDTKGGIVLGDFVALAEGVEIYTHAHSESDHNKRSYSGVVIKNFAKIYAHATILPGVTVGEQAIVAAKSLVSKDVEPSMVVAGIPAKVIRERKTNGKMREELNHIWLYDSAFQKE from the coding sequence ATGAACATAAGAGAAAGACTTTTAGCGATTGAGAGGATTGTAAACGCAAGCGTGGATACACAAGGAGTTGCTCGCATAATGGAGCTCATGGGTGCCCCTGCTTTCCCAACAGAAATCCTGGAGGAAATCAGACTGTACAGCGAGTATCTACCGAAGGCTCAAGAATTAACCTTTACCAAAGAGAAGAGGTATCTGCATTTTTTATGGGATTCCCTTGATAAACTCCCGATAAGTGTGGTCGTAGATTTTGCTATTCCATTAAGGCGAATTATAGCCAAGAGATTATTCAAGAAATGTGGCAAAAACTTCACAGTAGAAGAAAACGTCAGATTCAACTTCGGCCAGAATTTGGAGATCGGAAACGATGTTTTTATGAACCGTGGAGTGTATCTAGATACCAAGGGAGGTATTGTACTAGGGGATTTTGTTGCATTGGCCGAGGGAGTAGAGATTTACACCCATGCCCATTCAGAGTCAGATCATAATAAGAGAAGCTACAGTGGAGTAGTGATTAAGAACTTTGCCAAGATATACGCCCATGCTACGATCTTACCAGGAGTCACTGTTGGCGAGCAAGCTATTGTGGCTGCCAAATCGTTGGTAAGCAAAGATGTGGAGCCTAGTATGGTAGTCGCAGGTATTCCAGCAAAAGTCATCAGGGAGAGAAAGACAAACGGAAAAATGAGAGAAGAATTGAATCATATATGGCTTTATGATTCTGCTTTTCAAAAAGAGTGA
- the glmM gene encoding phosphoglucosamine mutase, whose amino-acid sequence MCSERKYFGTNGIRGVLGVDLTLEFILEMSQAIGTYFDKGLILIGYDGRLSSPLISKAVSAGLMASGLDVALAGLTPTPGLQYSVRNLGYNGGVMITASHNPPQYNGIKVLGSDGVEIPHDHEARIEKIYLDKAYRRADWRGIGAYRSESAVIKTYIEGTINKVDRNIVKKRDLKVVLDLGNSVASLAVPYALSSLGCQVLTINGHIDGNFSGRGPEPTPSTLTGLSNNVKSFGADIGVAYDGDGDRAIFCDEKGIIHWGDVTGTLLVNYLLTKSPGALVVTTVSTSQMVDFVAKKHSSKVLRTRVGSVEVSRAMIDNDALLGLEENGGFFYAPQIPVRDGLMTSVLMLEALSYQSRPFSEIVEELPKFYQRKAKFECPKKIKNKVMKEIKSRSTGKIEEIDGIKLWADKNTWILLRPSGTEPLIRVFGESKDTKKLDGLIEKYSTIVENVIKKIKMG is encoded by the coding sequence ATGTGTTCTGAAAGAAAATATTTTGGAACAAATGGCATAAGGGGAGTATTAGGTGTAGATTTAACACTTGAATTCATATTAGAGATGTCACAAGCTATAGGGACTTATTTTGACAAAGGTTTGATCCTTATAGGATATGATGGTCGACTCTCAAGCCCTTTGATCTCTAAAGCAGTATCGGCAGGATTAATGGCATCGGGATTGGATGTTGCATTGGCAGGTCTAACACCAACGCCAGGTTTACAATACTCTGTCAGGAATTTAGGTTATAATGGCGGGGTGATGATCACAGCTTCACATAATCCTCCACAATATAATGGAATTAAGGTTCTAGGCTCAGATGGCGTAGAAATACCTCATGACCATGAGGCTAGGATAGAGAAGATTTACCTTGACAAAGCATATAGAAGGGCTGATTGGAGAGGAATCGGAGCTTACAGGTCTGAAAGTGCTGTTATTAAGACTTACATCGAAGGTACAATAAATAAAGTAGATAGAAATATCGTAAAGAAGAGAGATTTAAAAGTAGTCTTAGATTTGGGCAACAGTGTCGCCAGCCTTGCAGTTCCTTATGCTCTATCAAGCCTTGGTTGTCAAGTTTTGACGATAAATGGACATATAGACGGTAACTTTTCTGGCAGAGGCCCTGAGCCTACTCCCTCAACGCTAACGGGACTCTCTAATAACGTGAAATCTTTTGGGGCCGATATTGGCGTAGCATATGATGGTGACGGTGATAGAGCAATCTTTTGTGATGAGAAAGGAATCATCCATTGGGGTGATGTGACAGGTACACTATTAGTAAATTACCTTCTTACAAAATCTCCGGGCGCACTTGTAGTAACAACAGTCAGCACTTCTCAAATGGTAGATTTTGTTGCTAAAAAGCATAGTTCTAAAGTTCTTAGAACCCGAGTAGGAAGTGTTGAAGTTTCAAGAGCAATGATAGATAATGATGCTTTGCTTGGATTAGAAGAAAATGGTGGTTTTTTTTATGCCCCCCAAATTCCAGTAAGAGACGGATTGATGACTTCGGTTCTGATGTTAGAAGCGTTATCGTATCAAAGTAGACCGTTCTCTGAAATTGTCGAAGAACTACCTAAGTTTTATCAAAGGAAAGCGAAGTTCGAGTGCCCTAAAAAAATTAAAAATAAGGTTATGAAAGAGATTAAGAGTAGATCTACTGGAAAGATAGAGGAAATAGATGGCATCAAGTTATGGGCTGACAAGAATACTTGGATATTGTTGAGACCCAGCGGTACTGAACCATTGATTCGAGTCTTTGGTGAATCGAAAGATACTAAAAAATTAGATGGATTAATTGAGAAATATTCGACGATAGTAGAAAATGTTATTAAAAAAATAAAAATGGGATAG